The following coding sequences lie in one Arachis ipaensis cultivar K30076 chromosome B03, Araip1.1, whole genome shotgun sequence genomic window:
- the LOC107629696 gene encoding uncharacterized protein LOC107629696 yields the protein MAFHVACPITCRRICFCALGFPRALHGTEASNGFLNDVAALGEFLSDNRKDTATVKVAVPKVVPPPPPPNPTPDGGVPAAEEESASMKAKRVALQRKGAAAMIAAEEYARRLESGDVADAPGNPVGEEPGQANAKVFCRMCNRVENEGSERAKKMLSCKSCNKKYHRNCLRSWAQNRDLFHWSSWTCRACRICEACRRTGDPSKFMFCKRCDGAYHCYCLQPPHKNVSTGPYLCPKHTRCHSCGSNVPGNGLSVRWFLGYTCCDACGRLFVKGNYCPVCLKVYRDSESTPMVCCDICQRWVHCHCDNISDEKYHQFQVDRNLQYKCPTCRGECYQIKGLEDAVQELWKRRNIADRDLIASLRAAAGLPTQEEIFSISPFSDDEDSEPLKLKSESGRSFKFSLKNLSNNSPKKFKDYIKKSSNKNSKKKDSQSVMTNKPDMHYSFEGQSDVKSLHSLDDDKNDDIQSQRNEGPEVYSSPAAGSLSQTEVSCPINKTGILKHKFVDEVMVSDEERKPRVFRIKNNKAHILNSEDEIGKDGDKAESVKGKKLVINLGARKINVANSPRSDTSSCQRDQDLVTVNGSEDISQVRKGFASDRHDGAARRVDGSNVDSGQSKHLKVSGREENFIKLGKLKPEVQKFTLPSGRGEVPLDQTRILQGKRGTDANVEATPRGERTYHRRPKEGISDAYDGTDNNHNQTPSHSLAKDSKPLLRFKFKKPSVESKNSIIQEEEKTTIKGQRSKRKRPSPFKEKASFNEAGDVNQSQTGNLMDEIMDANWILMKLGNDAIGKRVEVHHTSDNSWHKGEVTDIVEGSSKLYVTLDDGKIKTVELRKQGVRFVSQKQKRSKT from the exons ATGGCATTTCACGTAGCTTGCCCAATTACATG TCGTAGAATCTGCTTCTGCGCCTTAGGGTTTCCGCGAGCTCTTCATGGAACTGAAGCTTCCAATGGCTTCCTCAACGACGTTGCCGCGCTCGGCGAATTCCTCTCCGACAATCGAAAGGACACGGCCACCGTCAAGGTTGCAGTTCCCAAGGTCGTACCGCCTCCTCCGCCGCCGAATCCTACGCCGGATGGAGGAGTACCTGCCGCGGAAGAGGAGTCCGCATCGATGAAGGCAAAGCGCGTGGCACTGCAGCGGAAGGGCGCCGCCGCCATGATCGCCGCCGAGGAATACGCTCGCCGGTTGGAGTCCGGTGATGTTGCG GATGCACCTGGAAATCCTGTTGGAGAAGAACCGGGCCAAGCTAATGCCAAAGTCTTTTGTCGAATGTGTAATCGTGTTGAAAACGAAGGAAGCGAGAGAGCAAAGAAGATGCTATCGTGTAAGAGTTGTAACAAGAAGTATCATAGGAACTGCTTGAGAAGTTGGGCACAAAATAGAG ATTTGTTTCATTGGAGCTCATGGACCTGCAGGGCTTGCCGAATTTGTGAG GCTTGCAGAAGGACAGGTGATCCAAGTAAGTTCATGTTTTGCAAAAGGTGTGATGGTGCTTACCATTGTTATTGTCTGCAACCTCCTCATAAG AATGTTAGTACTGGGCCATATTTGTGCCCAAAACATACAAGGTGTCACAGTTGTGGATCCAATGTTCCCGGAAATGGACTGAGTGTGAG GTGGTTTCTAGGGTACACCTGCTGTGATGCATGCGGAAGATTGTTTGTGAAAGGCAACTACTGTCCAGTCTGTTTGAAG GTTTACAGAGATTCAGAATCAACACCAATGGTTTGCTGTGATATTTGCCAGCGTTGGGTGCATTGTCACTGTGATAATATTAG TGATGAGAAATATCACCAATTTCAAGTGGATCGGAATTTGCAGTATAAATGTCCTACTTGTCGTGGGGAATGTTATCAG ATCAAGGGACTTGAGGATGCAGTTCAAGAGCTTTGGAAGAGAAGAAATATTGCTGATAGAGATTTAATTGCCAGCTTGAGGGCTGCAGCTGGTTTGCCAACTCAGGAAGAAATATTTTCTATTTCACCATTTTCAGATGATGAGGATAGCGAGCCTTTGAAATTAAAGAGTGAATCTGGCCGTTCCTTTAAATTCTCTTTAAAGAATTTATCGAATAACTCACCCAAGAAGTTTAAGGATTATATAAAGAAATCTTCAAACAAAAATTCTAAGAAAAAGGACTCTCAGTCGGTTATGACTAATAAACCAGACATGCACTATAGTTTTGAAGGACAAAGCGATGTAAAATCTTTACATAGCTTGGATGATGATAAGAATGATGATATACAATCCCAAAGAAATGAAGGTCCTGAAGTTTATTCATCCCCTGCTGCTGGAAGCCTGAGCCAAACTGAAGTATCTTGTCCTATCAACAAGACAGGGATTTTGAAACATAAGTTTGTTGATGAGGTGATGGTTAGTGATGAAGAGAGGAAGCCCAGAGTTTTCCGAATCAAAAATAATAAGGCACATATACTGAATAGTGAAGATGAGATTGGAAAAGATGGTGATAAGGCTGAGAGTGTCAAAGGTAAGAAGTTGGTCATTAATTTGGGTGCACGGAAAATTAATGTGGCTAATTCTCCCCGCTCTGATACTTCAAGCTGCCAAAGGGATCAAGATCTGGTTACTGTTAATG GAAGTGAAGATATAAGCCAAGTAAGGAAAGGATTTGCATCAGATAGACATGATGGAGCCGCTAGACGTGTTGATG GAAGCAATGTTGACTCTGGCCAATCAAAACATTTAAAGGTTTCAGGTAGAGAAGAAAATTTCATTAAACTGGGGAAATTGAAGCCAGAAGTTCAGAAATTCACTCTACCATCTGGTAGAGGTGAGGTTCCTTTAGATCAAACTCGCATCTTGCAGGGAAAACGTGGTACTGATGCAAACGTGGAAGCAACACCAAGAGGTGAAAGAACATATCATCGGAGGCCGAAAGAAGGCATTTCTGATGCATATGATGGGACAGATAACAATCATAATCAAACACCTTCACATTCTTTGGCAAAAGATTCTAAACCACTACTCAGATTTAAATTCAAGAAACCTAGTGTAGAAAGTAAAAATTCTATTATTCAAGAGGAAGAAAAGACTACAATCAAGGGCCAGAGGTCAAAAAGGAAGAGACCTTCACCTTTCAAGGAGAAAGCATCATTTAATGAGGCTGGAGATGTAAATCAATCACAGACGGGAAATCTAATGGATGAAATCATGGATGCTAACTGGATATTGATGAAGTTGGGCAATGATGCAATTGGTAAAAGAGTTGAAGTTCATCACACATCGGACAATTCTTG GCATAAGGGAGAGGTTACTGATATAGTTGAAGGCTCATCGAAATTGTACGTTACCTTAGATGATGGGAAGATCAAGACCGTGGAACTCAGGAAGCAGGGAGTTCGCTTTGTTTCTCAAAAGCAGAAAAGGTCAAAGACATGA